A genome region from Pseudanabaena sp. Chao 1811 includes the following:
- a CDS encoding NAD(P)H-quinone oxidoreductase subunit 5 has product MDFAYQYAWLIPLLPLAAALIIGTGLITFNESTNKLRSLWSVLSVSATGGAAVIAFNLLWSQIQGHAPYTYTFEWAQAGLFHLNMGFVIDHLTSLMLVIVTTVAFLVQIYTDGYMAHDPSYVRFYAYLSLFTSSMLGLVVSPNLVQIYIFWELVGMCSYLLIGFWFDRKGAADACQKAFVTNRVGDFGLLLGLLGLYWATGTFEFTEMGEKLTQLVESGGLSVGLATLFAILVFMGPAAKSAQFPLHVWLPDAMEGPTPISALIHAATMVAAGVFLIARMFPVFEEIPAVMNTIAWTGAFTAFLGASIAITQNDIKKGLAYSTVSQLGYMVMGMGVGAYGAGLFHLMTHAYFKAMMFLGSGSVIHGMEEVVGHDPDVAQDMRVMGGLRKYMPITAITFFIGTLAISGIPPFAGFWSKDEILASTFKANPVLWGIGFLTAGITAFYMFRMYFTTFEGDFRGTDKKLVALVKAENSVGKEVQADDGHGHHHASKPHESPITMTFPLMVLAIPSMLIGLVGTPLGNYFEYFIHAPSEKITEVPVEGFTPEFLLMGGSSVGIGLIGISLAILMYLQKKIDPSAIAKSIAPLYKLSKNKWYIDEIYEAVFVIGSRRLARQVLEVDAKIVDGVVNLAGFVTVVTGEGLKYFENGKAQFYALVIFIGVLGFVIVTSI; this is encoded by the coding sequence ATGGACTTTGCATATCAATACGCATGGCTGATTCCCCTGCTGCCACTTGCCGCAGCACTGATTATCGGCACAGGACTGATCACCTTTAACGAATCAACCAACAAACTGCGATCGCTTTGGTCTGTCCTCAGCGTATCCGCCACAGGCGGCGCAGCCGTCATCGCCTTTAACCTACTCTGGAGTCAGATCCAAGGACATGCTCCTTATACCTACACCTTTGAGTGGGCTCAAGCAGGCTTATTTCATCTGAACATGGGATTTGTGATCGATCACCTCACCTCACTCATGCTCGTCATCGTTACCACCGTTGCCTTCTTGGTGCAAATTTATACCGATGGTTACATGGCGCATGATCCCAGCTATGTCAGATTCTATGCTTACCTGAGTTTATTCACCTCCTCCATGTTGGGCTTAGTTGTGAGTCCCAACTTGGTACAGATTTATATTTTCTGGGAACTAGTGGGGATGTGTTCCTACTTGCTGATTGGCTTTTGGTTCGATCGCAAAGGAGCAGCCGATGCTTGCCAAAAAGCATTCGTCACCAACCGCGTCGGTGACTTCGGGCTATTACTAGGCTTACTTGGTTTGTATTGGGCAACAGGTACGTTTGAATTCACAGAAATGGGAGAAAAGCTGACTCAACTAGTTGAGTCGGGTGGATTGAGTGTGGGACTTGCTACCCTATTTGCGATCCTCGTATTTATGGGACCTGCTGCTAAATCGGCACAATTCCCACTCCATGTATGGCTACCAGATGCAATGGAAGGTCCTACACCAATTTCCGCATTAATCCATGCCGCGACAATGGTTGCTGCTGGTGTATTTTTAATCGCTCGTATGTTCCCCGTATTTGAGGAAATTCCTGCGGTGATGAATACGATCGCTTGGACGGGGGCATTTACAGCGTTCCTTGGTGCGAGTATCGCCATTACGCAAAATGACATCAAAAAAGGCTTAGCCTATTCCACCGTTTCCCAATTGGGTTACATGGTCATGGGTATGGGCGTGGGTGCGTACGGCGCAGGTCTATTTCACCTGATGACCCATGCTTACTTCAAAGCGATGATGTTCCTCGGTTCAGGTTCCGTCATTCATGGCATGGAAGAAGTCGTCGGACATGATCCCGATGTCGCGCAAGATATGCGTGTGATGGGTGGATTACGCAAGTACATGCCAATCACAGCCATCACCTTCTTTATCGGTACTCTCGCCATTAGTGGGATTCCCCCCTTCGCTGGTTTCTGGTCAAAGGATGAGATTCTCGCTTCTACCTTCAAGGCAAATCCTGTTCTATGGGGAATTGGCTTCCTGACCGCAGGGATCACCGCCTTCTATATGTTCCGTATGTATTTCACCACCTTTGAAGGTGATTTTCGCGGTACTGACAAGAAGCTTGTTGCCTTAGTCAAAGCGGAAAACTCCGTAGGCAAGGAAGTTCAAGCTGATGATGGTCACGGACATCACCATGCTAGCAAGCCCCATGAATCGCCTATTACGATGACCTTCCCTCTGATGGTCTTAGCAATTCCGTCGATGCTGATTGGTTTAGTCGGTACACCCTTGGGTAATTACTTCGAGTACTTTATCCATGCGCCATCAGAAAAAATCACAGAAGTACCAGTTGAAGGCTTCACTCCTGAGTTTCTATTAATGGGTGGAAGTTCCGTTGGTATTGGTTTGATTGGAATTTCTCTAGCGATCTTGATGTATTTGCAAAAGAAAATCGATCCCAGTGCGATCGCCAAATCCATCGCACCGCTATACAAGCTCTCCAAGAACAAATGGTACATTGACGAAATTTACGAAGCTGTATTCGTAATTGGTTCCCGCCGTCTAGCCCGCCAAGTGCTAGAAGTCGATGCCAAGATTGTCGATGGTGTGGTTAACCTTGCAGGTTTCGTGACTGTCGTTACTGGTGAAGGCTTAAAGTACTTTGAAAATGGCAAGGCGCAGTTCTATGCCCTCGTCATCTTCATCGGTGTTCTCGGTTTCGTCATCGTGACTTCGATTTAA
- a CDS encoding class I SAM-dependent methyltransferase, whose product MSQEKAQILQEYLSLDKAVSFNKNAIPECPIPDPSCWLLANSYYFGHPEWAKNYFDSCHRHENFKERWIAATGGWNNKIVIDIGCGPGNLYATLGGIPKILIGVDVSRGALEMAKEIGYSPLLADAQNLPFVSKFADIVAVNATLHHCDDMSKALSEAARLVRLGGLLVIDHDPQLTAWDFKGIAMLFYKVRLAIYKMFLSNLHIPKEERLCALSTETHHKPGDGVTPNLFRSILEPMGFEVKLYPHNHTVGADVLSGNIGKPPHWRYRLGQFLSGINPYSSEAALSLMCIAQRNKDISPSED is encoded by the coding sequence ATGTCACAAGAAAAAGCTCAAATTTTGCAAGAATATCTGTCATTGGATAAAGCTGTTAGCTTCAATAAGAATGCTATTCCAGAATGTCCAATTCCTGATCCTAGCTGTTGGCTTTTAGCTAATAGTTATTATTTCGGACATCCAGAATGGGCAAAAAACTATTTTGATTCCTGTCATCGCCATGAAAACTTTAAAGAACGATGGATTGCTGCTACAGGAGGCTGGAATAATAAAATAGTCATTGATATTGGCTGTGGTCCAGGAAATTTATATGCCACACTTGGGGGAATACCCAAGATTTTAATAGGTGTTGATGTTAGTCGCGGAGCCTTAGAAATGGCTAAAGAAATTGGCTATAGTCCTCTATTAGCAGATGCCCAAAATCTTCCATTTGTTTCTAAATTTGCCGATATTGTTGCAGTTAATGCAACTCTACATCATTGTGATGATATGTCCAAAGCTCTGTCAGAAGCAGCTCGACTTGTCCGTCTGGGTGGGCTTTTAGTAATTGATCATGATCCGCAACTGACTGCTTGGGACTTTAAGGGCATTGCGATGCTGTTTTATAAGGTAAGACTCGCAATTTATAAAATGTTTTTAAGCAATCTTCACATTCCCAAAGAAGAGAGGCTTTGTGCTTTATCAACTGAAACACATCACAAACCTGGAGATGGGGTGACACCCAATTTATTTCGCAGCATCCTTGAACCTATGGGTTTTGAAGTTAAGCTTTACCCTCATAACCATACTGTAGGTGCTGATGTACTCTCTGGAAATATTGGGAAACCACCGCATTGGAGATATCGCCTAGGTCAGTTCTTATCGGGAATAAATCCCTATTCCTCCGAAGCAGCTCTATCACTAATGTGTATTGCTCAACGGAATAAAGATATCTCCCCAAGTGAAGACTAA
- a CDS encoding STAS domain-containing protein: MALQILIDNTSPNTLFVALDGQLDTLTANDLETSIQTNLQQDTQTLIFDLQNLRFVSSAGLRVFAKARKTLKLKNGKVFFTNPTPQVKKVFDIVKAVPISEVFASTEELDAYLTVMQTEVEDNQ, from the coding sequence ATGGCTTTGCAAATCCTGATTGACAATACTAGCCCCAACACACTATTCGTAGCATTGGACGGACAACTTGATACCTTGACCGCTAATGATTTAGAAACATCTATTCAAACTAATCTGCAACAGGATACTCAGACTTTAATTTTTGATCTTCAGAATTTGAGGTTTGTTTCCAGTGCGGGGCTGAGAGTATTTGCCAAAGCAAGAAAAACTCTAAAACTGAAAAATGGTAAGGTGTTTTTTACAAACCCCACGCCTCAAGTCAAAAAAGTATTTGATATTGTTAAGGCTGTTCCTATTTCTGAGGTATTTGCCAGCACTGAAGAGCTAGATGCCTACTTAACTGTGATGCAGACTGAAGTGGAAGATAACCAGTAA
- a CDS encoding SpoIIE family protein phosphatase, with protein sequence MSKLLKFQFKSITHRLIFSCVVSAIAIYGISYWHARQLLKSTLDNWVLGFAQSRVNEIAHELDSKLLAIEKQALNLTRSLQAPTVNFNPNSQNNLEPQLQIALDQLFAQPQVQAIALVDIPQSITDTANKGWQYSRQEQFRNLDQNRANNWLARCQSDRHANDQINSQVKHQAFWTKPHSLNNSSAQFSTTYCIVLTQATNPATTRILAIAIDLDWLKAMLNQQPSVQSDKASDLEVSEPFAIAPLAAPDQQWLVKPNNSELFKSLQSSQQALVNHINDAPSQRSQISINNFQNKVIAKTIDSTDWIVGIVISEEKLEKLRQKHLWLVIFSMSKDMVLMCVVIALISQLTTRPLRALNASTEEMAKGNLDTNLPPVTSNDEVGRLTQSFRRMRDSLQLYIHDLQETTAAKQKLESELSIAAEIQRTMLPRTSTVNSVNSPYDISAVLKPARIVGGDLYDFFLLGSDRLCLIIGDVADKGFPSALQMARTITLIRTLSKAFSTPTEILRTVNIELCQENEDCLFVTVFCGVLELQSGRFTYASGGHDAPILVRDRHVQYLDLETMPPLGLYEDSEFTQHEFMLLPNDLILFYTDGITEALNSEGELFSDTRLLEMITSYPPTNPTKAVRTIQHFCQQFVGNAPQSDDITLLAMQYLPSNPFAEVANVMEWNLTLNSEITELEELKQKLGQILHEADLPVELIENAQLIAEEIVVNIIQYGYDNRSDGSIDLRIEIADLKLTMTFADSGKPFNPLTELSTPDLDRDDDQRSLGGFGFFLVQELSDHLDYAYSSGKNILTVSQAIFN encoded by the coding sequence ATGTCTAAGCTGTTGAAATTTCAGTTTAAAAGTATTACCCATCGCTTGATCTTTAGCTGTGTGGTGTCAGCGATCGCTATTTATGGAATTTCCTATTGGCACGCCCGTCAATTGCTGAAAAGTACGTTAGACAATTGGGTGCTGGGGTTTGCTCAATCACGGGTTAATGAGATTGCCCATGAACTTGATAGCAAATTATTAGCGATCGAAAAACAAGCGCTTAATCTCACACGATCGCTTCAAGCTCCAACTGTAAATTTCAATCCTAATTCTCAAAATAATTTAGAGCCACAACTCCAAATTGCCCTAGATCAACTATTCGCGCAACCACAGGTACAGGCGATCGCTTTAGTTGATATTCCTCAAAGTATTACAGATACTGCCAACAAGGGTTGGCAATATAGTCGGCAAGAGCAATTTCGCAATCTCGATCAAAATCGAGCTAACAATTGGTTAGCTCGATGTCAAAGCGATCGCCATGCAAATGATCAAATAAATTCTCAGGTTAAGCATCAGGCTTTTTGGACAAAACCACATTCTCTCAATAATAGTTCAGCGCAATTCAGCACTACCTATTGCATCGTGCTAACCCAAGCGACCAATCCTGCTACGACCAGAATCTTAGCGATCGCCATAGATTTGGATTGGCTCAAGGCAATGCTGAACCAGCAACCCTCCGTACAGTCCGATAAAGCATCCGATTTGGAGGTTAGCGAACCTTTTGCGATCGCGCCATTAGCAGCACCAGATCAACAATGGCTAGTCAAACCTAACAACTCAGAGTTATTCAAATCTTTGCAATCTTCGCAACAGGCATTGGTTAATCATATTAATGACGCTCCTAGCCAACGATCGCAAATTTCAATCAATAATTTCCAAAATAAGGTTATTGCTAAAACTATCGATTCTACGGATTGGATCGTTGGCATTGTGATTTCTGAAGAAAAGCTAGAGAAATTACGACAGAAACATCTTTGGCTCGTCATTTTCTCCATGTCTAAAGATATGGTGCTGATGTGTGTGGTAATTGCTTTGATCTCCCAATTGACCACCCGTCCCCTCCGCGCCTTAAATGCAAGTACGGAGGAAATGGCAAAAGGCAATCTGGATACTAATTTGCCCCCTGTTACTTCCAATGATGAAGTGGGGAGATTAACCCAATCATTTCGCCGAATGCGGGATTCTCTACAGCTTTATATCCACGATTTGCAAGAGACTACTGCTGCCAAACAGAAGTTAGAGAGTGAACTCTCGATCGCTGCCGAAATCCAGCGTACCATGCTACCCCGAACGAGTACCGTCAATAGCGTAAATTCTCCCTATGACATTTCCGCAGTCCTCAAGCCCGCAAGGATCGTAGGTGGAGATCTCTATGATTTCTTTTTGCTCGGTAGTGATCGCCTCTGCTTAATTATTGGCGATGTTGCCGATAAAGGTTTTCCATCAGCTTTACAAATGGCGCGTACCATCACCTTAATCCGCACCCTCAGTAAAGCCTTTAGTACACCCACAGAAATCCTACGGACTGTGAATATCGAACTATGCCAAGAAAATGAAGACTGCCTATTTGTGACGGTGTTTTGTGGTGTATTAGAACTGCAATCTGGTCGGTTTACCTATGCGAGCGGTGGACATGATGCACCGATATTAGTACGCGATCGCCATGTGCAGTATCTTGATTTAGAAACCATGCCCCCCTTGGGACTCTATGAAGATTCAGAATTTACCCAGCATGAATTTATGCTGCTCCCTAATGATTTAATTCTGTTTTATACTGATGGCATTACGGAAGCATTGAACTCGGAAGGAGAGCTGTTTTCAGATACAAGGTTATTGGAAATGATTACTTCCTATCCACCCACTAACCCAACCAAAGCAGTTCGCACCATTCAGCATTTTTGTCAGCAATTTGTGGGTAATGCTCCCCAATCCGATGATATTACACTCTTGGCGATGCAATACCTCCCATCAAATCCTTTTGCGGAAGTAGCTAATGTTATGGAATGGAACTTAACACTGAATAGTGAAATTACGGAACTAGAGGAATTAAAACAAAAGCTTGGACAAATTTTGCATGAGGCAGATCTACCAGTTGAGTTAATCGAAAATGCTCAGTTAATTGCTGAAGAAATTGTGGTCAATATTATTCAGTATGGTTATGACAATCGTAGCGATGGTTCGATTGATTTACGGATTGAAATAGCAGATCTAAAGCTAACCATGACTTTTGCCGACAGCGGTAAGCCTTTTAACCCTCTCACAGAGCTATCCACACCCGATTTAGATCGTGACGATGATCAGCGATCGCTCGGTGGCTTTGGCTTTTTCTTAGTCCAAGAGCTATCCGATCATTTAGATTACGCCTATAGCAGTGGCAAAAATATACTGACGGTTAGTCAGGCAATTTTTAATTGA
- a CDS encoding NAD(P)H-quinone oxidoreductase subunit 4, with protein sequence MLSLENFPWLTFIIAFPILMSLLVAFVPDKGDGKTIRWFSLVVGLIDFAAIAYAFCTKYDYSNPNLQLVEKYAWVPDLGLNWSVGVDGLSMPLVMLTGFITTLAILASWPVTLKPRLFYFLLLSMYGAQIAVFAVQDMLLFFLTWELELIPVYLLLSIWGGYKRLYAATKFILYTAIGSLFILVAGLAMAFYGDTISFDMQTLANKNYPLTFQLLAYGAFLISYGVKLPIFPLHTWLPDAHGEATAPVHMLLAGILLKMGGYALMRMNAGMLPEAHAYFAPILVILGIVNIIYAALTSFAQRSLKRKIAYSSISHMGFVLIGLASFTDLGTSGAMLQMISHGLIGASLFFLVGATYDRTHTLILDEMGGVGQQMPKIFAMFTTCSLASLALPGMSGFVAEVMVFVGFATSDAYSGTFKVIAILLMAVGVILTPVYLLSMLREIFYGKENTQLTSHQELVDAEPREVFIIACLLIPIIGIGFYPKIVTQMYDSTTTQLAGVLRDAVPVLANKRDNKRLAAIQAQPAPSLTK encoded by the coding sequence ATGTTAAGTCTCGAAAACTTCCCTTGGCTCACGTTTATCATCGCCTTCCCCATACTTATGTCTCTCTTAGTTGCCTTTGTGCCAGACAAAGGGGACGGCAAAACCATTCGTTGGTTTTCGCTAGTTGTGGGACTGATTGACTTCGCGGCGATCGCCTATGCTTTCTGCACGAAGTATGACTACAGCAACCCCAATTTACAACTCGTCGAGAAATACGCATGGGTTCCCGATCTGGGGCTAAATTGGTCAGTCGGCGTTGATGGACTCTCGATGCCCTTGGTCATGCTGACTGGATTTATCACCACATTAGCAATCTTGGCATCCTGGCCCGTCACACTGAAGCCACGCTTATTTTATTTCTTATTGCTATCGATGTATGGCGCACAGATTGCCGTCTTTGCCGTACAGGATATGCTGCTGTTTTTCCTGACATGGGAATTAGAACTCATCCCCGTTTACCTCTTGCTATCGATTTGGGGGGGCTACAAGCGTCTCTACGCCGCTACCAAGTTTATTCTCTACACAGCGATCGGTTCTCTGTTTATCCTTGTTGCAGGGCTTGCCATGGCATTCTATGGGGATACGATCTCCTTTGATATGCAAACCCTTGCTAACAAAAACTATCCCCTCACCTTCCAGCTACTCGCCTATGGTGCATTCTTGATTTCCTACGGGGTCAAGTTGCCGATTTTCCCTCTGCATACATGGCTACCTGACGCGCATGGTGAAGCGACAGCACCCGTCCACATGCTCCTCGCAGGTATTCTCTTGAAAATGGGTGGTTATGCCCTAATGCGGATGAATGCAGGGATGTTGCCTGAAGCTCATGCGTACTTTGCCCCCATCCTCGTAATTTTGGGGATCGTGAATATTATCTACGCTGCTCTTACCTCCTTTGCCCAGCGCAGCCTCAAACGCAAAATTGCCTATTCATCAATTTCCCACATGGGCTTTGTGCTGATCGGTTTAGCTTCATTTACCGATCTCGGAACAAGTGGGGCAATGTTGCAAATGATTTCCCACGGACTCATCGGCGCAAGCTTATTCTTCCTTGTGGGTGCAACCTACGATCGCACGCATACTCTGATCCTCGATGAGATGGGCGGAGTCGGTCAGCAGATGCCGAAAATCTTTGCTATGTTTACCACCTGTTCCCTTGCTTCCCTTGCTCTACCGGGGATGAGTGGATTTGTGGCGGAAGTGATGGTCTTTGTCGGCTTTGCTACTAGTGATGCCTATAGTGGCACTTTTAAAGTAATTGCCATCTTGCTCATGGCAGTGGGTGTGATCTTAACGCCTGTCTATCTGCTATCGATGTTGCGTGAAATTTTCTATGGCAAAGAAAATACTCAGCTCACATCTCATCAAGAACTTGTAGATGCAGAACCTCGCGAAGTGTTTATCATCGCTTGTCTCTTGATTCCCATCATCGGTATTGGGTTCTATCCCAAAATCGTTACTCAAATGTACGATTCGACCACAACTCAGTTAGCTGGTGTCCTCCGTGATGCAGTGCCAGTATTAGCTAATAAACGCGACAACAAACGTTTAGCAGCAATACAAGCGCAACCTGCACCGAGCTTGACTAAATAA
- the psbU gene encoding photosystem II complex extrinsic protein PsbU yields MKALIRFSVLLVAIASIWTTGFLGSFGSNAAFAEDLPPTNFYTQDTSKIDLNNANINAFREVRGAYPTLGRIIIENAPYKSFDEVLNIAGLSDAQKEILKANADKFSLKKPDESLGRERINNANYRL; encoded by the coding sequence ATGAAAGCACTGATACGCTTTTCTGTTTTATTAGTGGCGATCGCGTCAATTTGGACAACTGGCTTTTTAGGTTCTTTTGGCAGTAACGCTGCATTTGCCGAAGACTTACCTCCTACTAACTTCTACACGCAAGATACTAGCAAAATTGATTTAAATAACGCTAATATCAACGCTTTTCGTGAAGTACGTGGCGCTTATCCTACATTAGGTCGCATTATCATTGAGAATGCTCCTTACAAATCCTTTGATGAGGTTTTAAACATTGCAGGGTTGAGTGATGCACAAAAAGAAATCCTCAAAGCAAATGCTGACAAGTTCTCCCTCAAAAAGCCCGATGAGTCTTTAGGTCGTGAACGTATCAACAACGCTAACTACAGACTATAA